In Bacillus toyonensis BCT-7112, a single window of DNA contains:
- a CDS encoding NAD-dependent epimerase/dehydratase family protein, with product MKKILVTGGSGWIGKYVVHSLIQKGYEVHATYNRNKPSHLSCHWHKVNLLCDDEVKQFISDIKPSDLIHLAWEAVPPACYVSINNFYWLKSSISLIQHFTACGGKRIVVAGTGAEYEWFNGILFEDSPLLSYKTPYSLCKNALHSWLQSYAQQTSLSVCWGRIFHMYGPHEHGNRLISNIITSLLKNEEALCTHGKQSRDFLHVGDVANALVTLLNCNVTGTINIASGHSVQIKELASIIAKKIGKENLIKLGAIPFPKDEPLFVGVNVERLTTEVNWKPTYDLNTGIEETILWWESSIQKHTDMQH from the coding sequence ATGAAGAAGATCCTTGTAACAGGTGGTAGTGGATGGATAGGTAAATATGTTGTACATTCCCTTATACAAAAAGGGTATGAAGTTCACGCCACATACAATAGAAATAAACCGTCTCACCTTTCCTGCCATTGGCATAAAGTAAACTTGCTTTGTGATGACGAAGTAAAACAATTTATTTCAGACATTAAGCCTAGCGACCTCATTCATTTAGCTTGGGAAGCGGTTCCTCCTGCATGCTACGTATCCATTAATAATTTCTATTGGCTAAAGTCCAGTATCTCATTGATTCAACACTTTACAGCATGCGGTGGAAAACGTATCGTTGTAGCAGGTACTGGCGCAGAGTACGAGTGGTTTAACGGTATTCTATTTGAAGATTCTCCGCTCCTTTCCTATAAAACCCCGTATTCATTATGTAAAAATGCACTACATTCCTGGTTACAGTCGTATGCACAACAAACCAGCCTCAGCGTATGTTGGGGACGAATTTTTCATATGTATGGCCCTCATGAGCACGGCAATCGACTCATTTCTAACATTATCACTTCTTTATTAAAAAACGAGGAAGCTCTATGTACACATGGAAAACAATCAAGAGATTTCCTCCATGTGGGTGACGTCGCTAACGCTCTTGTCACATTATTAAACTGCAACGTTACAGGCACAATCAATATCGCTTCTGGTCACTCTGTACAAATTAAAGAATTAGCTTCTATCATTGCTAAAAAAATAGGAAAAGAAAATTTAATTAAACTAGGCGCTATCCCTTTTCCTAAAGATGAACCTTTATTCGTCGGCGTGAATGTGGAACGTTTAACAACTGAAGTAAACTGGAAACCAACATACGATTTAAATACAGGAATTGAAGAAACAATTTTATGGTGGGAATCATCTATACAAAAACATACCGATATGCAGCACTAA
- a CDS encoding glycosyltransferase family 2 protein yields the protein MIEKEEEIYITTTVISHFYNEEYLLPWWLIHHTKLFDHGILINKGSTDRSVEICKKFAPHWEVRDSVNPEFDAFATDHEVMRVEQEVKGWKMILNTTEFLCVQDKNQFWKSLNELGGRMYWLEGLIMVDDPNYNYPDLNFGIPLMKQRFHGYLPEDWPLWRRGRFIHNHEHGSYTVGRHLSAHESMIYPPLACILWFGFSPWNDAMRKRKLQIGPTLSEASKHGGMGTHHIITPEKLEEWYKDLARGAQDLRFSAAYRYVFV from the coding sequence TTGATAGAGAAAGAGGAGGAGATTTACATTACTACAACCGTTATCTCTCATTTTTATAATGAAGAGTATTTATTACCATGGTGGCTTATTCATCATACGAAACTGTTTGATCATGGCATTTTAATTAATAAAGGTTCTACAGATCGTTCAGTCGAAATTTGTAAGAAGTTCGCACCGCATTGGGAAGTACGAGATTCTGTAAATCCAGAGTTTGATGCATTTGCGACAGATCATGAAGTGATGAGGGTAGAACAAGAAGTAAAAGGATGGAAAATGATTTTAAATACGACTGAGTTTCTTTGTGTGCAAGATAAAAATCAGTTTTGGAAATCGCTAAATGAATTGGGAGGGAGGATGTATTGGCTGGAAGGGCTTATTATGGTTGATGATCCTAACTATAATTATCCGGACCTTAACTTTGGAATCCCTTTAATGAAACAGCGATTTCACGGTTATTTACCAGAAGATTGGCCGTTATGGAGAAGAGGTAGATTTATTCATAATCATGAACACGGAAGTTATACGGTTGGAAGACATTTATCAGCGCATGAATCTATGATCTATCCGCCTCTTGCTTGTATATTATGGTTTGGGTTTAGTCCGTGGAACGATGCGATGAGAAAGAGAAAGTTACAAATTGGTCCGACGCTTTCTGAAGCTAGTAAGCATGGAGGAATGGGTACGCACCATATTATTACGCCGGAAAAATTAGAAGAATGGTATAAGGATTTAGCGAGAGGAGCGCAAGATTTACGTTTTAGTGCTGCATATCGGTATGTTTTTGTATAG
- a CDS encoding DMT family transporter, with product MKQTILGAICLSLAASIWGGMYVVSKYVLDYIPPLTLVWLRFIIAFVVLYGILKIAEKKQKKKVTIRKKDWLLFAWIGFIGYFISITCQFIGTKLSDAHTGSLVTSATPAFMVIFAAIILKEKLTARRLLSTIIATIGVIIVIGWDIEIGSYFIGTIILVGAAITWALLSIYVKIASARFSSLVITTYAIFFSLFFITPFMIWELQVASIGTVNTYVILGVLYLGVISTAGAFFLWNKGLELMDASIGSLFFFFQPIVGSLLGWLLLNETLNNNFFIGGILIICSVLITTFEKK from the coding sequence ATGAAACAAACAATTTTAGGAGCTATATGCTTATCACTAGCAGCAAGTATATGGGGCGGTATGTATGTTGTTAGCAAATACGTACTCGATTATATCCCACCGCTTACACTCGTTTGGCTACGCTTTATTATCGCTTTTGTTGTTTTGTATGGCATTTTGAAAATAGCAGAGAAAAAACAAAAGAAAAAAGTAACCATTCGCAAAAAAGATTGGCTATTATTCGCTTGGATTGGATTTATCGGATATTTCATTTCAATCACATGTCAATTCATCGGAACAAAATTATCCGACGCCCATACAGGCTCTTTAGTAACATCCGCAACACCTGCATTTATGGTTATATTTGCAGCAATTATTTTAAAAGAAAAGCTAACCGCTCGTAGACTTTTATCTACTATAATAGCGACAATCGGTGTCATTATCGTAATCGGATGGGATATTGAAATTGGCTCCTATTTTATCGGTACCATCATATTAGTGGGAGCCGCTATTACGTGGGCTTTACTATCCATTTATGTAAAAATTGCTTCAGCTCGGTTTTCATCTTTAGTTATTACAACGTACGCCATATTCTTTTCACTCTTTTTTATTACACCTTTTATGATATGGGAACTACAAGTAGCCTCTATCGGAACCGTAAATACGTACGTAATACTAGGCGTATTATATTTAGGAGTCATATCAACGGCAGGTGCCTTTTTCCTTTGGAATAAAGGATTAGAACTAATGGATGCAAGCATCGGTTCCTTATTTTTCTTCTTCCAACCTATCGTCGGATCATTACTTGGCTGGCTCTTATTAAATGAGACATTAAATAATAATTTTTTTATTGGTGGTATTCTTATTATATGTAGCGTTTTAATTACTACTTTTGAAAAGAAATAA
- a CDS encoding pentapeptide repeat-containing protein, producing MTNHNDHLKANCEKCFGLCCVALPFAASVDFAVNKDGGKPCSNLQSDFKCSIHKNLRGKGYKGCTVFECFGAGQKISQVIFKGIDWRKDAKHARKMYDAFPVMHQLHEMLWYLNEAILLKATQPIHKELSKAIEETERLSNLNADELMKVNIPLHRAEVNVLLLETSELVWKEMNATRKKRIIHRGADLMGANLKKKNLQGANLRGAYLIAANLNGADLRGADLIGADLRDADIRGADFTNSIFLTQVQINAAKGDKHTKLPELLSRPAHWSA from the coding sequence TTGACTAATCATAACGATCATTTAAAAGCAAACTGCGAAAAATGCTTCGGTCTATGTTGCGTGGCGTTACCGTTCGCAGCATCGGTAGATTTTGCAGTGAATAAAGATGGTGGTAAACCATGTTCCAATTTACAATCAGATTTTAAATGTAGTATACATAAAAATCTTAGAGGAAAAGGTTATAAAGGTTGTACAGTATTTGAATGTTTCGGTGCTGGGCAGAAGATTTCTCAAGTTATCTTTAAAGGGATTGATTGGCGGAAAGATGCTAAGCATGCGAGAAAAATGTATGATGCTTTTCCGGTTATGCATCAGCTCCATGAAATGCTTTGGTATTTGAATGAGGCGATTCTATTAAAGGCGACGCAGCCAATTCATAAAGAACTAAGTAAAGCGATTGAAGAGACAGAGCGACTTTCGAATTTAAATGCGGACGAGTTAATGAAAGTAAATATTCCATTACACCGTGCAGAAGTAAATGTTTTACTTTTAGAAACGAGTGAGCTAGTTTGGAAGGAAATGAATGCGACGCGTAAGAAACGAATCATTCACCGCGGAGCAGATCTTATGGGAGCAAACCTGAAAAAGAAAAATTTACAAGGCGCGAATTTAAGGGGTGCTTATTTAATTGCAGCGAACTTAAATGGTGCAGACTTAAGAGGAGCAGATCTCATCGGAGCAGATTTAAGAGATGCAGATATTCGCGGTGCAGACTTTACAAATAGTATTTTTCTTACGCAAGTTCAAATTAATGCGGCGAAAGGGGATAAACATACGAAATTGCCGGAATTGTTATCCCGTCCCGCGCATTGGAGTGCGTAA
- a CDS encoding DUF1272 domain-containing protein, which produces MALEMKTNCQICDQLLEQDSEAYICVYECTFCAPCTEERHNVCPNCGGELVRRPKKKQ; this is translated from the coding sequence ATGGCACTAGAAATGAAAACAAACTGTCAAATTTGTGATCAATTGCTGGAGCAAGATTCTGAAGCTTACATTTGCGTGTATGAATGTACGTTTTGTGCACCATGTACAGAAGAAAGACATAACGTTTGTCCAAACTGCGGCGGCGAGTTAGTACGTAGACCGAAAAAGAAACAGTAA
- a CDS encoding lactonase family protein: protein MKMKDNKEFIGYVGTYTKENSEGIYKFTLDTEAKKISNVTLAAKLDNPTYVTINRNNEYLYSVVKEGESGGVAAYSIDSKTGELKAENRQVVEGASPCHVSVDSGNHTVVTANYHKGTIESFEINEENGTVNPASSIMAHEGSGPNKERQEKPHAHYAGYTPDEKYVVGVDLGIDKIITYEIKGSALTEVNSLSVNPGSGPRHITFHPNGKYAYVMTELSSEVIVLTYNAEEGTFTELQYISTIPAEFDENSQGSAIHISSDGSFVYAGNRGHNSIAVFSVDQNSGELTFVEHTSTEGNWPRDFVLDPTEKFLVATNEKSHNLVLFSRNESTGKLTLLQSDAVVPEPVCVKFLNV from the coding sequence ATGAAAATGAAGGATAACAAAGAGTTTATTGGATATGTTGGAACTTATACGAAAGAAAATAGTGAGGGAATATATAAGTTTACTTTAGACACAGAAGCAAAAAAAATTAGTAATGTAACACTTGCGGCTAAGCTGGATAACCCTACATATGTAACGATTAACCGAAATAATGAATATCTCTATTCCGTTGTTAAGGAAGGAGAATCTGGTGGTGTAGCTGCTTATTCAATTGATAGTAAAACTGGAGAGTTAAAGGCAGAAAACAGACAAGTAGTAGAAGGGGCTTCTCCTTGTCATGTGAGCGTTGATAGTGGGAATCATACGGTAGTTACAGCAAATTACCATAAAGGAACGATTGAGTCTTTTGAAATAAATGAAGAAAATGGAACTGTAAATCCTGCTTCATCTATTATGGCGCATGAAGGTTCAGGTCCGAATAAAGAAAGACAAGAAAAACCACATGCACATTACGCGGGATATACTCCTGATGAAAAATATGTAGTGGGCGTTGATTTAGGGATAGATAAAATAATTACGTATGAAATAAAAGGTAGTGCATTAACAGAAGTGAATAGCTTATCTGTAAATCCAGGAAGTGGGCCGAGACATATTACTTTTCATCCGAATGGAAAGTATGCGTATGTGATGACTGAGCTGAGTTCAGAGGTTATCGTATTAACATATAATGCGGAAGAAGGGACCTTTACAGAATTACAGTATATTTCTACTATTCCAGCAGAGTTTGATGAAAATAGTCAAGGAAGTGCGATTCATATTTCTTCTGACGGCAGCTTTGTATATGCAGGTAATCGTGGTCATAATAGTATTGCTGTTTTCAGTGTGGATCAAAATTCAGGTGAGCTTACATTTGTTGAACATACATCTACAGAAGGAAATTGGCCAAGAGACTTTGTATTAGATCCTACTGAAAAGTTCCTTGTTGCTACAAATGAAAAGTCGCATAATCTTGTGTTATTTTCAAGAAATGAATCTACAGGAAAGTTAACTCTTTTACAATCTGATGCTGTTGTGCCAGAGCCTGTTTGTGTTAAATTTTTAAATGTTTAA
- the gntK gene encoding gluconokinase, which translates to MVSSKYMIGVDIGTTSTKSVLFSTDGSVIASHGIEYPLYSPTPEIAEQDPEEIFHAVINTIKETVRSSSVQPNDILCVSFSSAMHSIIAVDEKGKPLTRCITWADNRSASWAEKIKSDMNGHEIYLRTGTPIHPMSPLSKLVWLQNEQAELFAKSYKFISIKEYVFYKLYKEYVIDYSIASATGMFNLKSLKWDEEALRVAGISDEKLSKLVPTTHSLIGLDEELAKEMNVLVSTPFVVGASDGVLSNLGVNAIDPGVVAVTIGTSGAIRAVTNCPVTDPKGRIFCYALTEDHWVIGGPVNNGGMIFRWARDQLGTSEIELAKRLGKDPYEVLTEIAAKVNPGSDGLLFHPYLAGERAPLWNANARGSFFGLGLHHKKEHLIRAVLEGVIYNLYTVLLALKELIGEPKKIQATGGFARSELWRQMMADIFHQDVYVPESFESSCLGAAILGLYSLGEVDTLHVVSEMVGANFHHEPNIESVEKYKDLTPIYIRLSRHLEEEYESIAAYQKKWV; encoded by the coding sequence ATGGTGAGCTCAAAATATATGATTGGTGTAGACATTGGGACAACTAGTACAAAATCAGTTCTATTTTCTACTGATGGATCTGTTATTGCAAGTCATGGAATTGAATATCCTTTATATTCTCCTACGCCTGAAATAGCAGAACAAGACCCAGAAGAAATTTTTCATGCAGTAATAAATACGATTAAAGAAACTGTACGATCAAGTAGTGTACAGCCAAATGATATTCTTTGTGTCTCTTTTAGTTCGGCAATGCATAGTATCATTGCTGTAGATGAGAAGGGAAAACCGTTAACGAGATGTATCACTTGGGCAGATAATAGAAGTGCAAGCTGGGCAGAGAAAATAAAGAGTGATATGAATGGTCATGAAATTTATTTGCGTACTGGAACACCAATTCATCCGATGTCACCACTTTCGAAATTAGTTTGGTTACAGAATGAGCAGGCAGAATTGTTTGCAAAAAGTTATAAATTCATTTCTATTAAAGAATATGTGTTTTATAAGTTATATAAAGAATATGTAATTGATTATTCTATAGCATCAGCAACAGGAATGTTCAATTTGAAATCTTTAAAATGGGATGAGGAAGCTCTTCGTGTTGCAGGGATTTCAGATGAAAAGCTTTCTAAACTTGTTCCAACGACGCACAGCTTAATAGGATTAGATGAAGAACTTGCAAAAGAGATGAATGTACTTGTTTCTACGCCCTTTGTAGTAGGAGCGAGTGATGGAGTGCTATCGAATTTAGGCGTAAATGCAATAGATCCTGGGGTTGTGGCTGTTACAATTGGTACAAGCGGTGCGATACGTGCTGTAACAAATTGTCCTGTGACAGATCCAAAAGGTAGAATTTTTTGTTATGCCTTAACTGAAGACCATTGGGTAATCGGTGGACCAGTTAATAACGGTGGTATGATTTTTAGGTGGGCTCGTGACCAATTAGGCACTTCAGAGATTGAACTTGCGAAGCGTTTAGGGAAAGATCCATATGAAGTGCTTACTGAAATAGCAGCAAAAGTAAATCCTGGATCTGACGGTTTATTATTTCATCCGTATTTAGCAGGGGAAAGAGCTCCTTTATGGAATGCGAATGCGCGAGGATCTTTTTTTGGACTCGGATTACATCATAAGAAAGAACATCTTATTCGTGCTGTATTAGAAGGAGTAATTTATAACTTATATACCGTTCTTCTCGCTTTAAAAGAGCTAATTGGCGAACCGAAAAAAATTCAAGCAACAGGCGGTTTTGCAAGGTCAGAACTTTGGAGACAGATGATGGCGGATATTTTTCATCAAGACGTATATGTTCCTGAAAGTTTCGAAAGCTCTTGCTTAGGAGCTGCAATCCTCGGTTTATATAGTTTAGGTGAAGTAGATACGTTACATGTAGTTTCTGAAATGGTAGGTGCGAATTTCCACCATGAACCAAACATTGAAAGTGTGGAAAAATATAAAGATTTAACACCAATCTATATTCGTCTGTCCCGTCACTTGGAAGAAGAATATGAAAGTATAGCAGCGTATCAAAAAAAGTGGGTTTAA